In Butyrivibrio proteoclasticus B316, the sequence TTTCCTGGTAATCTATCTGGGAGTCTTTTTGACGCCTGTTTATGCCTCGTCTGATTCTCCTGCTACAGAATTTACAGTCGGTGTGCCTGTAGACAGATGTCCTATGTTTTACATTGATAAAGACAACGGCAAGATTGCAGGAATCGGCGTTGATCTTATGGAATCCGCTGCCAAAGAAGCTGGTTTCAATGTCGCATTCAAAGCTATAAGTAAATCAAATCTTAAGGAAGCCCTTGATAGTACTGAGTACGATCTTGTTATGCCCTTTGGAAGTGCTGTTTCAAGTGCATCTGGTCAAGCGACCATCGTATCGGACAATCTCATCCAGACCCCATTTACCCTTGTGACTACAGATAAGCACTCTATTTCTGACATAAATACCATCAGAGTAGGCATGCTAAAATCACAGGGCGGAGTAGCAGAAACTGTAAAGCAGTTATACCCTGGAATAACGATAAACCTTTACAATTCCATGGCTGATTGCATTAAAGCGCTTAGAAATGAAGAGGTAGATGCACTTTTACATAACTCATATGCGTGGAGCTATGTGCTTCAAAAGCCATCCTATAATGATCTTAAAGTACAGCCTTCTGCCATGTTTTCAATGGATTTTCGTGCCGGAACTCTTGAAACCCCAGAGGGAAAAAAACGAATTGAACTTCTGAACGAAGGAATTGCAGCTATTCCTGAAACCAAAAAACAGGCTATAGCCCTTGATTACACTACCAGAGATCTTTATGTATATACTTTTGAAGACTATCTCTACCAATATAAGTACTTCCTTATTATTGGGACTATCCTTTTTGCTGCTCTTGTTATAATGATTGTCCTAAGACAGAAAGCATATTTTGAAGAGCAGAAGGAAAAGATGCGGATAATGGAGGATATCGATCCTCTCACTGGTGTGCTCAGCCACAATGGATTCCGTAAAAAAGTTGAGGAACTACTCACTAACAACCCTGATACACCGTATACGATATCCTATAACAACATAAAAGACTTTAAGTTCATCAACGACAGCTTTGGCTGGAAGGCCGGAGATGAGCTGTTAAAATTTTGGACTGAGAGAAGCCTTGAAGTACTTACCGATAAAGAAGCTATAGGAAGGTATGATGGAGATCATTTTGTTATCCTTCGATGTATTGGCGGCAATGAACAGATTCTTCAGGATGAAAAATATATTTTGACTCCTGTTCGCAATTATTTTAGCGATCGTGGAAAAGACTTTGTTGTAAGGCTCTGCTCTGGTATTTATGTTCTTATGCCTGAAGACTATAAAGACATAAACGTGGATAAGATGCTTGATTATGCCCGCATTGCAGAAAGAAAAGTCAGAGAATCCAAGAAAGAAGGATTTGAGTTTTATAACCCAAA encodes:
- a CDS encoding EAL domain-containing protein — its product is MKSKRIHTTISIALLFLVIYLGVFLTPVYASSDSPATEFTVGVPVDRCPMFYIDKDNGKIAGIGVDLMESAAKEAGFNVAFKAISKSNLKEALDSTEYDLVMPFGSAVSSASGQATIVSDNLIQTPFTLVTTDKHSISDINTIRVGMLKSQGGVAETVKQLYPGITINLYNSMADCIKALRNEEVDALLHNSYAWSYVLQKPSYNDLKVQPSAMFSMDFRAGTLETPEGKKRIELLNEGIAAIPETKKQAIALDYTTRDLYVYTFEDYLYQYKYFLIIGTILFAALVIMIVLRQKAYFEEQKEKMRIMEDIDPLTGVLSHNGFRKKVEELLTNNPDTPYTISYNNIKDFKFINDSFGWKAGDELLKFWTERSLEVLTDKEAIGRYDGDHFVILRCIGGNEQILQDEKYILTPVRNYFSDRGKDFVVRLCSGIYVLMPEDYKDINVDKMLDYARIAERKVRESKKEGFEFYNPKQWDMGRKSAGIASHLPAAIESGEIQVWYQPQVNYKTGMITGAEALCRWKSKKDGNISPGEFIPVLEDAGLIYDLDCHVWDTVCKDLKRWNDQGRQLCVSVNLSRLDIVKNPDVAYHFNTLKEFYNLLPGQLRIEITESAYVENSDTIIKTTTKLREAGFEVEMDDFGSGYSSLNMLKEVILDRIKLDLRFITGSGDQKMGRTILSYMVQMIHAIGTSIIAEGVETLEQADFLGSLGCEEMQGYYFYKPMPVDEFEELTAYPTKK